In Hirundo rustica isolate bHirRus1 chromosome 2, bHirRus1.pri.v3, whole genome shotgun sequence, one genomic interval encodes:
- the B3GALT5 gene encoding beta-1,3-galactosyltransferase 5 isoform X1, which produces MKMRGTWLAVPVGHLLALGHRHKWRNMMDSRRFRLFVCLVGLSSASFWAFYNWAEFCVSCESSQGYTPPTENFRRVQGDFSQLPDVDCLKNPPFLILLVASSSQQVDARMAIRHTWGKERTVAGKRLVTFFLLGSPVDPSQQAGITAEAQRHRDIIQKNFTDTYYNLTLKTMMGIEWIHRFCSQSSFAMKTDTDVFVNVFYLTELLLRKKKTAGFFTGFLKLHEYPIRTRGSKWYVSREEYPGMTYPPFCSGTGYVLSSDVASQIYNVSESVPFIKLEDVFIGLCLDKLKIRLEELHSEQTFFPERIRFSVPRFKKIVTCHGVKPSEQLSYWNHLVEGTQGGVL; this is translated from the exons ATGAAGATGAGAGGAACctggctggctgtgcctgtTGGACACCTGCTGGCCCTGGGACACAGGCACAAATGGAGAAACAtg ATGGATTCCAGAAGGTTCAGGCTGTTTGTCTGCCTGGTGGGCCTCAGCAGCGCCAGCTTCTGGGCTTTCTACAACTGGGCCGAATTCTGCGTGTCCTGTGAGAGCAGCCAGGGTTACACACCCCCCACGGAGAATTTCAGGAGGGTCCAAGGGGACTTCTCGCAGCTCCCGGACGTCGACTGCCTCAAGAACCCTCCTTTCCTCATCCTGCTCGTGGCGTCCTCATCCCAGCAGGTGGATGCCAGGATGGCCATCCGGCACACCTGGGGCAAGGAGAGGACAGTGGCTGGGAAGCGCCTGGTGACGTTTTTCCTGCTGGGGAGCCCTGTGGATCCCAGCCAGCAGGCTGGCATCACTGCTGAGGCCCAGAGGCACAGAGACATCATCCAGAAGAACTTTACAGACACCTATTACAACCTGACCCTGAAGACCATGATGGGAATCGAGTGGATTCACAGGTTCTGTTCCCAGTCCAGCTTCGCGATGAAAACCGACACGGACGTGTTTGTCAACGTTTTTTACCTCACTGAGCTgcttctgaggaaaaagaagacgGCTGGATTCTTCACAGGCTTTTTAAAACTGCACGAGTACCCCATCAGGACAAGAGGGAGTAAGTGGTATGTGAGTAGGGAAGAGTATCCAGGAATGACCTACCCACCCTTTTGTTCCGGGACTGGATATGTTTTATCCAGCGACGTAGCCAGCCAGATCTATAACGTTTCGGAGAGTGTTCCATTCATTAAACTGGAGGATGTGTTCATAGGACTGTGCCttgacaaattaaaaattcGGCTGGAGGAGCTTCACTCGGAGCAGACGTTTTTCCCAGAAAGGATCAGGTTCTCTGTTCCTCGCTTTAAGAAAATCGTGACGTGCCATGGAGTAAAACCATCTGAGCAGCTGAGCTACTGGAACCACTTAGTGGAAGGAACTCAAGGAGGAGTGCTCTAG
- the B3GALT5 gene encoding beta-1,3-galactosyltransferase 5 isoform X2 yields the protein MDSRRFRLFVCLVGLSSASFWAFYNWAEFCVSCESSQGYTPPTENFRRVQGDFSQLPDVDCLKNPPFLILLVASSSQQVDARMAIRHTWGKERTVAGKRLVTFFLLGSPVDPSQQAGITAEAQRHRDIIQKNFTDTYYNLTLKTMMGIEWIHRFCSQSSFAMKTDTDVFVNVFYLTELLLRKKKTAGFFTGFLKLHEYPIRTRGSKWYVSREEYPGMTYPPFCSGTGYVLSSDVASQIYNVSESVPFIKLEDVFIGLCLDKLKIRLEELHSEQTFFPERIRFSVPRFKKIVTCHGVKPSEQLSYWNHLVEGTQGGVL from the coding sequence ATGGATTCCAGAAGGTTCAGGCTGTTTGTCTGCCTGGTGGGCCTCAGCAGCGCCAGCTTCTGGGCTTTCTACAACTGGGCCGAATTCTGCGTGTCCTGTGAGAGCAGCCAGGGTTACACACCCCCCACGGAGAATTTCAGGAGGGTCCAAGGGGACTTCTCGCAGCTCCCGGACGTCGACTGCCTCAAGAACCCTCCTTTCCTCATCCTGCTCGTGGCGTCCTCATCCCAGCAGGTGGATGCCAGGATGGCCATCCGGCACACCTGGGGCAAGGAGAGGACAGTGGCTGGGAAGCGCCTGGTGACGTTTTTCCTGCTGGGGAGCCCTGTGGATCCCAGCCAGCAGGCTGGCATCACTGCTGAGGCCCAGAGGCACAGAGACATCATCCAGAAGAACTTTACAGACACCTATTACAACCTGACCCTGAAGACCATGATGGGAATCGAGTGGATTCACAGGTTCTGTTCCCAGTCCAGCTTCGCGATGAAAACCGACACGGACGTGTTTGTCAACGTTTTTTACCTCACTGAGCTgcttctgaggaaaaagaagacgGCTGGATTCTTCACAGGCTTTTTAAAACTGCACGAGTACCCCATCAGGACAAGAGGGAGTAAGTGGTATGTGAGTAGGGAAGAGTATCCAGGAATGACCTACCCACCCTTTTGTTCCGGGACTGGATATGTTTTATCCAGCGACGTAGCCAGCCAGATCTATAACGTTTCGGAGAGTGTTCCATTCATTAAACTGGAGGATGTGTTCATAGGACTGTGCCttgacaaattaaaaattcGGCTGGAGGAGCTTCACTCGGAGCAGACGTTTTTCCCAGAAAGGATCAGGTTCTCTGTTCCTCGCTTTAAGAAAATCGTGACGTGCCATGGAGTAAAACCATCTGAGCAGCTGAGCTACTGGAACCACTTAGTGGAAGGAACTCAAGGAGGAGTGCTCTAG